Proteins encoded together in one uncultured Desulfosarcina sp. window:
- a CDS encoding O-antigen ligase family protein, translated as MSISSIVFILLFFSGCVASLLVSPFYGILLYALSYFLNPASRWWFHQVPDLRFSLLPMLVIVAGYFFNWKKFDGNSIANAPQTKWLVMMTLTVLLSSAWAVNPNINHILTVRYIKYVIFAFFLYKIVDSPKRMEWFLTIYCAGIFYVSWFSWQMGRTGHGRIERTGAPDSPDVNTAAAMVVTAVPLLLFYLLYGRNKWIKGGALISLTFVLNCLVLMSSRGAFLALIASCVYFTGYALTFSQVSKGIKLKIVIGVIIGTGLFFYLADAVFWDRVATLKNLDTKTGTATRVNFWIATFDMLNNHLLGLGGGGYETLSPNYLPPEWLTKGGSVVGKRSVHSLWFEVLAAFGYHGLLIFLGYISSNFFLMRKLRKYFIQQGAEVYLFLQSVALEAAFVAFLAASTFINRFYSEILYWMPAMIAAYANIYMIKPQRESSKKV; from the coding sequence ATGTCAATTTCATCCATTGTTTTTATCCTACTTTTTTTTTCAGGATGCGTTGCGTCACTACTGGTTTCACCCTTTTATGGAATTCTCCTGTACGCGCTTAGTTATTTTTTAAATCCTGCTTCACGTTGGTGGTTTCATCAGGTGCCGGATCTCAGATTTTCACTTTTACCCATGCTTGTGATTGTCGCCGGCTATTTTTTTAATTGGAAGAAGTTTGATGGCAACAGTATCGCTAACGCACCTCAAACGAAATGGCTGGTGATGATGACGCTGACTGTTTTGTTATCTTCGGCGTGGGCGGTTAATCCTAATATTAACCATATTCTTACCGTGCGCTATATCAAATATGTTATTTTTGCTTTTTTTCTTTACAAGATCGTTGATAGTCCAAAGCGGATGGAATGGTTTCTTACGATCTATTGCGCAGGTATTTTCTATGTCTCTTGGTTTAGCTGGCAGATGGGACGAACTGGACATGGGAGAATAGAAAGGACTGGTGCTCCTGACAGTCCTGATGTAAACACAGCGGCTGCCATGGTAGTAACCGCTGTTCCTTTGTTGCTTTTCTATCTGCTTTACGGGAGAAATAAGTGGATCAAGGGAGGAGCGCTGATCAGTCTGACCTTTGTCCTAAATTGCCTTGTGTTGATGAGCAGCCGCGGAGCTTTTCTGGCCCTGATTGCTAGTTGCGTCTATTTTACCGGCTATGCTCTGACATTTTCACAGGTCTCTAAAGGAATAAAGCTCAAAATTGTAATCGGTGTTATTATCGGAACTGGGCTATTCTTTTATCTGGCAGACGCGGTATTCTGGGATCGGGTTGCTACACTTAAAAACCTTGACACAAAAACCGGCACGGCGACAAGGGTGAATTTCTGGATAGCAACATTCGATATGTTGAACAATCATTTACTCGGGCTCGGTGGGGGCGGCTACGAGACGTTGAGCCCGAATTATTTACCACCTGAATGGCTGACAAAAGGAGGTAGTGTCGTAGGCAAACGGTCGGTGCATTCTTTGTGGTTTGAGGTGCTGGCAGCATTTGGCTATCATGGATTACTGATTTTTTTAGGCTATATTTCATCAAATTTTTTCCTAATGCGTAAATTAAGAAAGTATTTCATACAGCAGGGGGCTGAAGTATACCTGTTTTTACAATCTGTTGCTTTAGAGGCAGCGTTTGTAGCATTCCTCGCGGCTTCAACTTTTATCAATCGGTTTTATTCAGAAATTCTTTATTGGATGCCAGCCATGATCGCTGCTTATGCGAATATTTATATGATCAAACCTCAGAGAGAAAGTTCAAAAAAGGTGTAA
- a CDS encoding glycosyltransferase gives MKKNSNKLLLVAYYYPPAGGAALPGSQRTVKFIRYIEQFDRYVLTLKEECYREYIDLNFRLDLPVNFETVCRTGDFDLFKVMLKIREKIKMISMRHGKKHSEDEDEKNYTISKSLGFQKQSTFFQKLKDLIYSIIYFPDDAGAWLLAAIWHGRKVVKEKNIDIIFATGMPWTSLLVAYYLHKITGKPFVVDFRDPWVGNPFHISHGKLFDWSMQKLEKRIVDTATYISANTETLRDDFLRRYRYLPKEKVVVLPNGYDPIDFTGITVADVDHSDRLILAHAGSLYGRRDPSPLLKAFRLLRVQSPETICHFTQMGYIEPEYSFDLKYADLSETGVIENAGLLPYEKCLNKLAEADVAVIIQPTTKIQVPSKIYDYMAMRKYILAITPLDGELAKMMMEHKLGDVFDPMDIIGICIKLKELYLRKNKSGRINVAYQDTERFNVEKVSLKLEKMLLTVIKQKNN, from the coding sequence ATGAAAAAGAATTCCAATAAGTTGCTGCTTGTAGCATACTATTACCCCCCTGCAGGAGGAGCTGCTCTTCCTGGTTCTCAGCGCACAGTAAAATTTATACGCTATATTGAACAATTTGACCGTTACGTTTTAACTTTGAAAGAAGAATGTTATAGAGAATATATTGATTTAAATTTCAGACTTGACCTTCCTGTAAATTTTGAAACGGTATGCAGAACAGGAGATTTTGATTTATTTAAAGTAATGTTGAAGATAAGAGAAAAAATAAAAATGATTTCTATGCGACATGGCAAGAAGCATAGTGAGGATGAAGACGAGAAAAACTATACTATTTCTAAGAGTTTAGGATTTCAGAAACAAAGCACTTTCTTCCAAAAACTTAAAGACCTTATTTATAGTATAATATATTTTCCCGACGATGCAGGAGCATGGCTTTTGGCGGCTATTTGGCATGGGCGCAAAGTTGTCAAAGAGAAAAACATTGATATAATCTTTGCTACAGGTATGCCATGGACTTCACTGTTAGTCGCATACTATTTACACAAAATTACTGGAAAACCTTTTGTTGTAGATTTTCGTGACCCATGGGTTGGAAACCCCTTTCATATCAGTCACGGCAAACTATTCGATTGGTCTATGCAAAAATTAGAAAAGCGGATAGTTGATACGGCGACTTATATATCCGCAAATACTGAAACACTGCGAGACGATTTCTTACGGCGTTATAGATATCTTCCGAAAGAAAAAGTTGTCGTTCTTCCCAACGGTTATGACCCGATCGATTTTACAGGAATTACCGTTGCTGATGTAGATCATTCAGATCGACTTATACTTGCTCATGCCGGTTCACTTTACGGGCGTCGCGACCCTTCACCTTTGCTAAAGGCATTCCGATTGTTGAGAGTTCAGTCACCAGAGACTATCTGCCATTTTACCCAGATGGGATATATTGAGCCTGAGTATTCATTTGACCTGAAATATGCAGATCTATCTGAGACCGGTGTAATTGAAAATGCTGGATTGCTACCATATGAAAAGTGCTTGAACAAGCTGGCCGAAGCAGACGTGGCCGTTATTATTCAGCCGACAACTAAAATACAGGTTCCCTCGAAAATTTACGACTATATGGCCATGAGAAAATATATTCTTGCGATCACTCCTTTAGATGGAGAATTGGCTAAGATGATGATGGAACATAAGCTTGGAGACGTTTTCGATCCGATGGATATCATTGGAATCTGCATAAAATTGAAGGAACTATATTTACGGAAAAATAAAAGTGGCAGAATTAATGTAGCCTATCAGGACACCGAGCGGTTCAATGTAGAAAAAGTAAGCCTAAAACTCGAAAAAATGTTGTTAACTGTCATCAAGCAAAAGAATAATTAA
- a CDS encoding transposase codes for MKTNQRTRRVFDPQQKITAVLSIWSERRTSAQVCQEMDISPTLLGQWQNLAIEGMLKALDPKKKDPLPPINQRLSRLIEKKLSEPGKLEKRLQSIQKAASAG; via the coding sequence ATGAAGACAAATCAACGAACCCGCAGAGTATTCGATCCACAACAGAAGATAACGGCCGTGCTGTCCATTTGGAGCGAGCGCCGCACCAGCGCCCAGGTATGTCAGGAAATGGACATCAGCCCGACGCTTTTGGGTCAGTGGCAGAATCTGGCGATCGAGGGCATGCTCAAGGCGCTGGACCCGAAAAAGAAAGATCCGCTGCCGCCGATCAACCAGCGGTTGTCTCGGTTGATCGAAAAGAAATTGAGCGAACCCGGCAAGCTGGAAAAACGCCTCCAATCGATCCAGAAAGCAGCGTCGGCCGGATAG
- a CDS encoding helix-turn-helix domain-containing protein, translating into MAKQPSTRQTARLRAEMIMKVRCGMLTARQAAERLGVSRKTFYKWEQRGLSGLLDSVTDQPPGRPAHPPDDHRQWLEKQLQDANRQIDLLNRKMALKDVLMDLKLPQTGSDRTKKK; encoded by the coding sequence ATGGCCAAACAACCATCGACCCGCCAGACGGCACGGCTCCGAGCCGAGATGATCATGAAGGTCCGTTGCGGCATGCTGACTGCCCGCCAGGCCGCCGAACGCCTGGGCGTCTCGCGCAAGACGTTCTACAAATGGGAGCAGCGGGGGCTGTCCGGCCTTTTGGACAGTGTGACCGACCAGCCCCCGGGAAGGCCTGCCCATCCTCCGGACGACCATCGCCAATGGCTGGAAAAGCAACTGCAGGACGCGAATCGGCAGATCGACTTGCTGAACCGGAAGATGGCGCTCAAGGATGTGCTGATGGACTTGAAGCTTCCCCAAACCGGCAGCGACCGGACGAAAAAAAAATGA
- a CDS encoding integrase core domain-containing protein, translating to MSSRVVHFYFPTSGTLFIPIDSEAFTSVLKAWKVKISMDGKGRFKDNIFIERLWRTLKYERIYLRDYETGVELSRDLAIWFDWYNENRKHSSLDKLTPNEAYDQGLQNHNRAA from the coding sequence ATGAGCTCCAGGGTGGTACATTTTTATTTTCCCACTTCTGGTACACTTTTCATTCCCATTGACAGCGAGGCCTTTACATCCGTGCTGAAAGCCTGGAAAGTCAAGATTAGCATGGATGGCAAGGGACGGTTCAAAGACAACATCTTTATCGAGCGCCTCTGGCGCACCCTGAAATATGAAAGAATATACCTCAGGGATTACGAAACCGGTGTTGAACTATCCCGGGATCTGGCCATCTGGTTCGACTGGTACAATGAAAACCGGAAGCATTCGTCCCTTGACAAACTGACCCCAAATGAGGCTTATGATCAAGGACTTCAAAATCACAACCGGGCCGCCTGA
- the istB gene encoding IS21-like element helper ATPase IstB yields MDQLIADRLQDNLKRLKLTQAAEMLETVVAKAESDKDSYLSFLDQLLEEEVAAKEKRRVQTAMKTAGLPSAKTIEEYDFTFHPKLNKKEVMALFDLDFIGKQENVIFLGPPGVGKTHLAISLAIKACHHGFKVYFTTMDTLMRKLKEPQSRHKAYLTSALVVVDEVGYLPIDTKEAYLFFQFVSYRYERSSTLITSNKSFGDWQELFGEQVIATAILDRLLHHCRVVNIKGHSYRLRGHSFSKNDFATVGSSGLADVDGKTENQ; encoded by the coding sequence ATGGATCAACTGATCGCCGACCGCCTCCAGGACAACCTCAAACGGCTCAAGCTCACCCAGGCCGCCGAGATGCTCGAAACCGTGGTCGCCAAAGCCGAGTCCGACAAGGACTCTTATCTGTCTTTTCTGGATCAGCTGCTGGAAGAGGAAGTCGCCGCCAAGGAAAAACGGCGCGTACAGACCGCCATGAAGACCGCCGGGCTGCCATCGGCCAAGACCATCGAAGAGTACGATTTTACCTTTCACCCCAAGCTGAACAAAAAGGAGGTGATGGCCCTTTTCGATCTGGATTTCATCGGCAAGCAGGAGAACGTGATTTTCCTGGGACCGCCGGGCGTTGGCAAAACCCATCTGGCCATATCGCTGGCGATCAAGGCCTGCCATCACGGGTTCAAGGTCTACTTCACCACCATGGACACCCTGATGAGGAAACTCAAAGAGCCCCAGTCCCGGCACAAGGCATATCTGACTTCGGCCCTGGTGGTAGTCGATGAAGTCGGGTACCTGCCCATCGACACGAAGGAGGCGTATCTGTTCTTTCAGTTCGTCTCTTATCGCTACGAGCGATCATCGACGCTGATCACCTCCAACAAGAGCTTCGGGGACTGGCAAGAGTTGTTCGGCGAGCAGGTCATCGCCACCGCGATCCTCGACCGGCTGCTGCATCACTGCCGGGTGGTCAACATCAAGGGGCACAGCTATCGGCTCCGCGGGCACAGTTTTTCAAAGAACGATTTCGCCACGGTCGGTTCCTCAGGGTTGGCCGACGTGGATGGGAAGACGGAGAATCAATGA
- the istA gene encoding IS21 family transposase has translation MDIIALHQQGLSQREITKRTGRHRKTVKKYIQNGQTPGYHKAQRRESILAPYYPVINDFLEEDDYRATWIYQRLKQLGYAGGYDTVKIYVRRRKRKRKRQAYIRFETIPGLQGQMDWADFKVADFKGGSFTVYLFVLVLGFSRAMFAMFVDRCTLQSFMDAHIAAFHYLGGIPMEMLYDNMKHVVISRTGGQTVFNVEFMHFTQHYGFKPLACMPYSPWVKGKVERPVDYIRESFWRGYAFTSIEQANRDLLSWLDETANRRKHGTHRQLVDLRWRQEQSSLSPCPASDYDTSIKEYRRVYKDCYISYNASRYQVPPDVVGKKILLKVKDGIIRFYDDDRLLATHREAEEKGSWVTDANITAQILKQRQKAKKKYGRTKGKATRGLVNASLFPQVLYRPLSVYEQIGTWIN, from the coding sequence ATGGACATTATTGCATTGCATCAACAAGGCCTTTCGCAAAGGGAGATCACCAAACGAACTGGCCGCCATCGCAAGACCGTTAAAAAATATATTCAGAATGGACAAACTCCCGGTTACCACAAGGCCCAACGGCGCGAAAGCATCCTGGCTCCCTACTACCCGGTGATTAACGATTTCCTCGAAGAGGATGATTACCGTGCCACCTGGATCTATCAACGACTCAAACAGTTAGGCTATGCTGGCGGATACGATACCGTCAAAATCTATGTCCGCAGGCGCAAACGAAAACGCAAGCGCCAGGCTTACATCCGGTTCGAGACGATTCCCGGATTGCAGGGGCAGATGGACTGGGCCGACTTCAAGGTCGCGGATTTCAAGGGCGGCAGTTTTACCGTTTACCTGTTCGTCCTGGTCCTGGGATTTTCCCGGGCCATGTTTGCCATGTTCGTTGACCGCTGCACCCTGCAGTCCTTCATGGATGCCCATATTGCCGCCTTTCACTACCTGGGCGGGATTCCCATGGAAATGCTCTATGACAACATGAAGCATGTGGTGATCAGCCGCACAGGTGGGCAGACTGTTTTCAATGTCGAGTTCATGCACTTTACCCAGCACTATGGTTTCAAGCCTCTGGCCTGCATGCCCTACAGTCCCTGGGTGAAAGGCAAGGTGGAACGCCCGGTGGATTACATTCGCGAGTCGTTCTGGCGCGGTTATGCCTTTACCAGCATCGAGCAGGCGAACCGGGATCTTCTCAGCTGGCTTGACGAAACAGCCAATCGCAGGAAGCATGGAACCCACCGGCAGCTGGTGGACCTGCGCTGGCGGCAGGAACAATCCAGCTTAAGTCCATGCCCTGCCAGCGACTACGATACGTCCATAAAAGAGTATCGCAGGGTCTACAAGGACTGCTATATTTCCTATAACGCCAGCCGGTATCAGGTGCCGCCGGATGTGGTCGGCAAAAAGATCCTGCTGAAGGTCAAGGACGGTATCATCCGATTCTACGATGACGACCGGCTGCTGGCCACGCATAGGGAAGCCGAGGAAAAGGGCAGCTGGGTTACCGATGCGAATATCACCGCCCAGATCCTGAAGCAGCGGCAGAAAGCGAAAAAGAAATACGGTCGCACCAAAGGCAAGGCCACCCGGGGACTGGTGAATGCTAGTTTGTTCCCACAGGTGCTTTACCGTCCGCTGTCCGTGTATGAGCAGATCGGCACATGGATCAACTGA
- a CDS encoding IS3 family transposase: MIATGHPDVSVKRRCQLLGISRASYYRGPSMGLRQGDRELMRRIDRLYTDHPWMGSRSLADHLTSPDRPIGRGRVRRLMRIMGIESLAPKPGTSRRQPRHPVYPYLLRRMTIDRPNQVWATDITYIHMARGHMYLIAIMDWATRKVLSWRLSNTLDTQFCVEALKAALLKYGAPEIFNSDQGCQFTSECRRECDNVPKMGTKSVPPMNSTAW; the protein is encoded by the coding sequence GTGATTGCAACCGGTCACCCGGATGTTTCTGTAAAGCGGCGCTGCCAATTATTGGGTATATCCCGTGCAAGTTATTATCGTGGCCCCTCTATGGGACTGCGGCAAGGGGACCGGGAACTGATGCGTCGGATCGATAGACTCTACACGGATCATCCCTGGATGGGCAGTCGTTCCCTGGCCGATCATTTAACGAGTCCTGATCGACCGATAGGACGCGGGCGTGTCAGACGCCTGATGCGTATCATGGGCATCGAATCCCTGGCACCCAAGCCGGGTACCAGCAGGCGTCAACCCAGGCATCCGGTCTATCCCTATCTGCTGCGAAGGATGACCATTGATCGCCCCAACCAGGTGTGGGCCACCGATATTACGTATATTCACATGGCCCGCGGTCATATGTATCTAATCGCAATCATGGACTGGGCTACCCGGAAAGTCCTCTCCTGGCGGTTATCCAATACCCTTGACACACAGTTTTGCGTGGAGGCACTCAAAGCAGCGCTACTCAAATATGGCGCTCCGGAAATCTTCAACAGTGACCAGGGTTGCCAGTTCACGAGCGAGTGTCGCCGGGAATGCGATAATGTACCAAAAATGGGAACGAAAAGTGTACCACCCATGAATAGCACCGCATGGTAG
- a CDS encoding transposase — protein MAKHRTRRSAEFKAKVALAALSEVKTLAELSSEYGVHQTQITRWKQELVANAPDLFGKAKKKALNHEAEVNELHRQIGKLKVENDFLSNLPGLNSTGRRNRR, from the coding sequence ATGGCAAAACACCGTACCCGTCGTAGCGCAGAATTCAAGGCGAAGGTCGCCCTTGCTGCATTGTCCGAGGTAAAGACACTGGCCGAACTATCCAGTGAGTATGGCGTTCATCAGACACAAATCACTCGCTGGAAACAGGAACTGGTCGCCAATGCACCGGATTTGTTTGGTAAGGCTAAGAAAAAGGCGCTCAACCACGAAGCCGAGGTTAACGAACTTCACCGCCAGATCGGCAAGCTCAAGGTTGAAAACGATTTTTTGTCCAATCTGCCCGGTCTGAACTCGACCGGGCGCAGAAACAGAAGGTGA
- a CDS encoding glycosyltransferase — MVQLSIIIPARNEEKFIPLCIAGIRNSINSEIYEIILVDNGSTDNTLCVAKKLGCRTIYNSKEGPAATRNAGASIAKGNYIAFIDADCVIPKNWFFYALEHFRNKAVAVGFKISPDFKNSTWVERASFDLNQRRGIEVSKNVINVRWLGTSNLILEKKLFDKIGGFNEKLITCEDYDLCQRIGDYGKLILDAREYVVHMREDKSLRMLFSKELHRGQNSLINWSNKGFNLYEAPSILVPVGFIFAITFGLAIIVHYIYLGLFLLILGILPLFALSLKPKKAKKNPILLLQYISFNFIYLTARGLSCVKEVLGLFLKIPSIAKRKQT; from the coding sequence ATGGTACAGTTGTCTATTATTATACCTGCCAGAAATGAAGAAAAATTCATTCCTTTATGTATTGCTGGAATAAGAAACTCCATTAACTCTGAAATATATGAAATTATTTTGGTTGATAATGGATCAACAGATAATACTTTGTGCGTTGCTAAAAAGTTGGGATGCCGCACGATTTACAATTCTAAAGAAGGACCAGCTGCTACAAGGAATGCTGGTGCATCGATTGCTAAAGGGAATTATATTGCATTTATAGATGCTGATTGCGTCATTCCCAAAAATTGGTTTTTTTATGCTTTGGAGCACTTTCGTAATAAAGCGGTAGCAGTAGGTTTTAAGATATCACCTGATTTTAAAAATTCAACATGGGTTGAAAGGGCCTCTTTTGATTTAAATCAAAGAAGAGGAATAGAGGTGTCTAAGAATGTAATAAATGTGCGTTGGTTAGGCACTTCTAATTTAATACTTGAAAAGAAACTTTTTGATAAAATTGGAGGTTTTAACGAAAAACTAATTACCTGTGAAGATTATGACTTATGCCAAAGAATAGGGGACTATGGAAAATTAATATTGGATGCAAGAGAGTACGTAGTACATATGAGAGAAGATAAGTCATTAAGAATGTTATTTTCTAAGGAACTTCATAGAGGGCAAAATAGCTTAATAAACTGGTCAAATAAAGGATTTAACCTATACGAGGCGCCTAGCATTCTTGTTCCAGTAGGATTTATATTTGCCATTACTTTTGGATTAGCAATAATTGTTCATTATATTTATTTAGGTCTTTTTTTACTAATTTTAGGGATATTACCATTGTTCGCTTTATCGCTAAAACCAAAAAAGGCAAAGAAAAATCCTATATTATTATTGCAATATATTAGTTTCAATTTCATCTATTTAACGGCTAGAGGATTATCATGTGTAAAAGAGGTTCTCGGTTTGTTTTTAAAAATTCCAAGTATTGCGAAAAGAAAACAGACATAA
- a CDS encoding GNAT family N-acetyltransferase, whose amino-acid sequence MTIEIQYVNIRNRLIELKEAIAFFNKELNSERKHFPAFDTAMVMKSDVVIAAINKEDIVGIIGMKKKFFFGKSYIIIKEGYQGLGLGKRLIKELLYHAKNKCSMLYGVIEKDNKRCIKLQNKFGTTNAGTRGDLEYFTIPLDNLGRILCFLIRISFPAIKLVDRIKR is encoded by the coding sequence ATGACAATTGAAATCCAATATGTAAATATTCGCAATAGATTGATTGAACTTAAAGAAGCCATAGCGTTTTTTAACAAAGAATTAAATTCAGAAAGAAAGCACTTTCCAGCTTTTGATACTGCCATGGTTATGAAATCGGACGTGGTGATTGCTGCCATAAATAAAGAGGACATTGTCGGTATAATCGGAATGAAAAAAAAATTTTTCTTTGGAAAAAGTTATATCATAATTAAAGAAGGTTACCAGGGATTAGGGTTGGGTAAAAGATTAATTAAAGAACTACTCTATCATGCAAAAAATAAATGCTCAATGTTATACGGTGTTATAGAGAAAGATAATAAAAGATGCATCAAACTGCAAAATAAATTTGGAACAACTAATGCTGGCACAAGAGGAGATCTTGAATATTTTACCATACCATTAGATAACTTAGGGCGCATTCTCTGTTTTTTAATACGAATCTCATTCCCAGCTATAAAGTTGGTAGATAGAATCAAAAGATAG
- a CDS encoding asparagine synthase-related protein, producing the protein MAEIRGFFFSGAGPDENRSTVSKVNAGDDKNIFSQFMDESTRSYLCQTSWEPVDKDRQGVPCVLDGEIYNRRELLELLDSCEELTDAEIIYALYHKQVAGFPRIINGIFAFALLDTNRCRLIIARDHLGSRNIFYAKSGQTLYFSSRIKSLLNAGVDSTLSEESVYSYLCSVALTPPQTMFAKIKAVRPATTITFDLGGVENEQVYWDIADITEDRARSFENFTDEVRHLIVDAVKIRADRGGRIGSIVSGGIDSSAVSSILCRSLKNGERLPVFSIAFSDSEFSDAGLQNVFFKAFPVEPYQSVINPEKYWELLKIAVTALDSPVNDDAMVGMYRVFQLAKENGCSVLFEGEAADELFFTTHVHSERKFLQVKKFCPDPVQKILGSLFTISPVGDALTNKIRRLLFRLGVSDTERRLSVLPSYWHTGIPIMKNRKVMNSYDPLAFAREYLQETSLKDPLNIYYYGLLKGFLPDDLLFKNGRVASANKVVNRTPFIDYRLVELALKIPQDMKVSDPTEKSDGTKLLYKKAIGKLIPNEILYRKKAHGFSIPASSWFRNDLKEQVRSTLNDAKILYEIIDRDEYKSISKDFFEERHELDRCFKSVLYLTLWMENFS; encoded by the coding sequence ATGGCTGAAATCAGAGGATTTTTTTTTAGCGGAGCAGGACCGGATGAAAATAGGTCGACCGTGTCGAAAGTCAATGCGGGAGACGATAAAAATATCTTTTCTCAATTTATGGATGAATCGACGAGAAGTTACCTGTGCCAGACATCATGGGAACCGGTCGATAAGGATCGGCAGGGTGTTCCATGCGTTCTGGATGGGGAGATATACAATCGAAGAGAACTGCTTGAATTGCTTGATTCTTGTGAAGAACTGACAGATGCGGAAATTATATATGCGCTATATCACAAGCAGGTTGCTGGATTCCCTAGAATTATCAATGGGATATTTGCTTTTGCCTTGCTGGATACAAATCGGTGCAGACTGATCATAGCAAGGGACCACTTAGGATCGCGCAATATTTTCTATGCGAAATCCGGGCAAACCCTTTATTTTTCAAGTAGAATAAAATCGTTGTTAAACGCCGGTGTCGATTCCACTTTGTCGGAAGAGTCCGTCTACTCATATCTCTGTTCAGTTGCTTTGACCCCTCCGCAGACGATGTTTGCCAAAATAAAGGCTGTGCGCCCGGCAACGACGATAACATTTGACTTGGGTGGCGTGGAAAACGAACAAGTCTATTGGGATATCGCAGACATTACAGAAGACCGAGCCCGTTCATTCGAAAACTTTACTGATGAAGTTCGACATCTTATCGTCGATGCAGTAAAGATAAGAGCTGATAGAGGGGGCAGAATTGGAAGTATCGTCAGTGGCGGAATCGACTCCAGTGCCGTCTCGTCAATATTGTGCCGGTCCTTAAAGAATGGCGAAAGACTTCCGGTATTCTCGATAGCATTTTCAGATAGCGAATTCAGCGATGCTGGGTTGCAGAATGTGTTTTTCAAGGCTTTTCCGGTAGAACCCTATCAATCGGTTATCAATCCCGAAAAATATTGGGAATTATTGAAAATTGCGGTTACGGCTCTTGATTCACCGGTCAATGACGACGCCATGGTCGGAATGTATCGGGTTTTTCAGTTGGCCAAGGAAAATGGTTGTTCTGTGTTGTTTGAAGGTGAGGCCGCAGATGAACTTTTTTTTACAACCCACGTTCATTCGGAAAGAAAATTTTTACAGGTAAAAAAGTTTTGTCCGGATCCTGTTCAAAAAATTTTGGGAAGCCTGTTTACGATCTCACCGGTCGGTGACGCCCTTACCAATAAAATAAGGCGTCTGCTGTTTCGCTTGGGAGTCAGCGATACCGAAAGAAGATTGAGTGTCCTACCCAGTTATTGGCATACCGGCATTCCGATAATGAAGAACCGGAAGGTGATGAATTCATACGACCCTCTGGCTTTTGCGCGCGAGTATCTTCAAGAGACCTCTCTGAAGGACCCGCTGAATATATACTATTATGGTTTACTCAAAGGATTTTTGCCCGATGACCTGCTTTTTAAGAATGGGCGGGTCGCTTCGGCTAACAAGGTTGTGAACCGTACCCCATTTATTGATTATCGATTGGTCGAATTGGCATTAAAAATCCCTCAAGACATGAAGGTTTCCGATCCTACTGAAAAAAGCGATGGAACCAAATTGCTTTATAAAAAGGCCATAGGCAAACTCATTCCAAACGAAATCCTCTACAGGAAAAAAGCACATGGTTTCAGTATTCCAGCATCGTCATGGTTCCGAAACGATCTTAAAGAACAGGTTCGATCAACCTTAAATGATGCAAAAATATTATATGAAATTATTGATCGGGATGAGTATAAGTCTATATCAAAAGACTTTTTTGAAGAAAGACATGAATTAGATAGGTGCTTTAAGTCTGTATTATATCTAACCTTATGGATGGAAAATTTTTCGTAA